A stretch of Aythya fuligula isolate bAytFul2 chromosome 1, bAytFul2.pri, whole genome shotgun sequence DNA encodes these proteins:
- the POLR3H gene encoding DNA-directed RNA polymerase III subunit RPC8: protein MFVLVEMTDTVRIPPWQFERQLNESIAEELNKKLANKVVYNVGLCICLYDITKLEDSYIFPGDGASHTKVHFRYVVFHPFLDEILIGEIKSCSQDGVHVSIGFFDDIVIPPESLQQPAKFDEAEQVWVWEYETEEGAHDLYMDIGEEIRFRVVDETFVDTSPTGPSSAEASTSSATEEVQKKEAPYTLVGSISEPGLGLLSWWTNS from the exons ATGTTTGTGCTGGTGGAGATGACTGACACGGTGAGGATCCCCCCCTGGCAGTTTGAAAGGCAGCTGAACGAGTCCATTGCTGAAGAGCTAAACAAGAAATTGGCCAACAAG gTTGTATACAATGTTGGTCTTTGCATCTGTTTGTACGATATTACAAAACTGGAAGATTCATACATATTCCCTGGAGATGGGGCATCACACACCAAAG tgcATTTCCGCTACGTGGTCTTCCATCCCTTCCTGGATGAGATCCTGATCGGGGAGATTAAAAGCTGCAGTCAGGATGGCGTTCACG TTTCTATTGGGTTCTTTGATGATATTGTCATCCCCCCGGaatccctgcagcagccagctaAGTT CGACGAGGCAGAGCAGGTGTGGGTGTGGGAATATGAGACAGAAGAAGGGGCCCACGACCTTTACATGGACATCGGGGAGGAGATCCGCTTCCGAGTTGTGGATGAGACGTTCGTCGATACATCTCCCACGGGCCCGAGCTCTGCAGAGGCTTCCACCTCAAGCGCCACAGAAGAAGTGCAGAAGAAGGAGGCACCCTACACTCTTGTG GGGTCCATCAGCGAGCCAGGCCTGGGCCTCCTGTCGTGGTGGACGAACAGCtag